In Capsicum annuum cultivar UCD-10X-F1 unplaced genomic scaffold, UCD10Xv1.1 ctg78171, whole genome shotgun sequence, the DNA window CCCAAGCATGATCCAATTATTGGTCAACTCACAACAACTACTCCTGATCATGATGAGGTCCTAATCATCTTGCTTCCAACTACTACTAGTTCATCAGTTGGTGGGAAGCACGATCATCTACACACTCCACCACCAAAGCCAGCAGATGAGCAGGGTCCAGTCAGGATCACATCCTCTTCTACTACTCAGTATATGAATAGTAACCAACACTTGCCTCTTCAGGCTTCCTATTAAGCTTTTCTCTAATCTTGGCCCTTCCTTGGACCTCACTCACAGTGAGAGCTTTAGTGCACTAGAATCTGGATTGTCCTCTTATAACATCTCACTTTAGTGCACTAGAATCTGGATTGTCCTCTTATAACATCGATTGAGTCTTTATATGTTATAAAATGTTACGTTAACAACTAAGTAGTAAATATAGTATTTGGTTTTTCTAAGAGTAGTATATAACCTGGCGTATGAGTTATCTGGCTCTCAAGAATAATATGTGTAATAGATATAGATAGGCTGGTTAGTTAGTGTTATCCTATATATACGTGGAAGTTGCATGCTTTATAGTCTTGTAATAAACTAGTAACTTCGTAGTAAATGAATTTGAGGAGTGAATATTGTTGTGAGTTATAATTAACGCATTGTTATCAATCCAGAAACGGGgtaatatatatcacatatgatatgattcatgatttataattatttgagCAACATTAATGATGTGATCAGTACACTGAGAAACGTAGTCAATAATGTTATGAAATCAAACAGGAAGAGGCAATACagtaaacaaaagaaaataagaagaacaCACGGATTTTACGTGAAAATCCTAgacgggaaaaaccacgggcagaggagGAGAAAAAATCACTATATCAGAGAAGAATACAAGGAGGAGCCGAAATATCAATAACACATGAAAAACCGTCAAAAGCCAACCCTCTAAATCTCACTTATATAATACGTCGGTACAAGAAAATCCTAAGCACAAAACCATACATGTCCATACCGGTCCAATCCCCGAGTCCACCACTGATCCCAAAAAATTCTCATTATTATAGTTTTACcaacatgggtcgcaccgcgaTTTTTTGGGGCCGGATCAATAAATTCGGATCACAAACTCTAACAAATAATTTAATTGATCTTTTATTCACCTATGTACAAGTTCGAGttttattcttttacttggtCCTTAATTATTGTTAGAGTGcgtgccctactgattttaatattatactctactggttgcctatctgtggaacaaataagctaacgtggttcacaaaagtaaaacttgaacacagtatttttacgtggaaaatgcccggctcaagaaaggtgtaaaacttcttgtaaactagaaattaaaacttctaactcctatttttaccaaaacacaaatcttcccaagataagtgttcccaagtcttcgagttccctaacttgaagacacaactcctaactcagtttatacttcgcTGAGACTAGAATAAcaactcattacaactcaagaacctacctattacaaagtctatgacttgctaagtaagggatcaggttcttcttcaagtaagtgaACTGTTTTGCTAATTGTTGACTATCTTTTCAGAGCATGAGTGAAACACTTGAATgt includes these proteins:
- the LOC124894895 gene encoding hydroxyproline-rich systemin-like; amino-acid sequence: MVGDASGNHHHELKLKAESGKYGREPYITTLPPASSPPNKQEIVGRQGRLLPPPAPKHDPIIGQLTTTTPDHDEVLIILLPTTTSSSVGGKHDHLHTPPPKPADEQGPVRITSSSTTQYMNSNQHLPLQASY